CGGGCTGATGCCGAAGTCGCGCTGGAGCGCGGCCGGGAGCTCCGCGGTGAGGAACGTCTCCCACCGGGGGATCTTCGGCGTCGTGCTGCCCTGGAACGGCCCGACCCAGTCCGCGTAGAACTGGGACGCGCCGCCGACCGGCATGACGACGTTGACGTCGTCGTTGACGAACTGGTCCACGCCGTGGCCGAGCCACGTCCACGCGTTCCAGTCGTCCCGCGCCCGCAGCCCGTCGAGCATGTACACCGCCGCGTCGCTGCGGGACCGCTTGATCTGGACCTGGATGTCCTGCTGCATCGCGTCGGAGTGGAACCAGCAGTTCTGCACGTAGAAGTTGTAGTCGCTCCACGAGCACCGGGGGCCGAGGACCTCACGCGGGTCCGGGTCCGCCGCGGCGCCCGGTGCGGCCACCGTGGCCAGCCCCAGCGCCGTCGCGACCGTCACGACGGCGGCGAGCACCCGCCGTCCCCAGCCGTTGACCCTGCTCACTGATCTCATGCGTTGTTCCTGTCCCTGTGTCCTCGTCGGTTCATCCGGTCTCTCCCGGTTCGTCTCCTGCGGCCGGCCCGGTGCGTGCCCGGCACCCGCGGGCGTCTGCGGCGTCGAGCGTACCCACGGCCACGGTGGGGAGGAAAACGCCCGGCGTTCCACTCCGACCCGTAACAAGCAGGGACGTACCGGATCGCTGATGCTGGACCACCCGTGACACAACCGGGGCAGCGCGGGGCTGTCACCGGTGGGCGCGGGCACGTCCTGCCACGCCCGGGTCACCGGGCTCAGCAGACCGTACGTCCCCCATATCGGCCGTACACGGCAAAACGTTAACACCATGTTCGTTCACGGAACAGAAAACGGCACTCACCCGGCGGCCGGGCGGGGCACCGCCGGCGGCTCCTGGCTCATCTGTGTCACAGGGGCCCGACGGCGTTACAGCTGTGGCAGCGGTCACACTGACAGCGCGACGTACCAGTGCGCGGCGCCGCGCGGTGGCCCCGGCAGCGCGCCGCGCTGTGCCCGCAGGCACGGCCCACGCGGTGCCCCCCGGCGCCGCCCCACACGGCGCCCGCAGGCGCGGGGGCGGAGCACGGCGTCGTCACCCCCACACACATAAAAGCGACCGCCCCCGACGGTCGCTCACTCCCCCACCCGGCGGCGCCCGTCACCCGGGCGCGGCCCCGGTCAGGTGAGGACCGGGATGAGGTACACCGCGATGGCGATGCACAGGATCCACAGCACCGCGAGGGACTGGAGCACCCGGTCGCTCAGGGCGGTCTCGTCCGGGGCCCCGCCGTCGCCGCGGTCGACGTCCGCCGCGTACCGGAGGATCGCCACGGTGAACGGGACCATCGAGACCTGGTACCAGACCGCGGCGTCCCCGGGGTGCTCCTCGCCCATCTGGAAACCCCACAGCGCGTAGGACAGGACGACGGCCGTCGCACTGAGCGTCCAGACGAACCGCAGGTAGGTCGGCGTGTAGCTCTCCAGCGACCGGCGGATCTTCGCCCCCGACCGGATCGACAGCTTGAGCTCGGCGTACCGCTTACCCGCCGCCATGAACAGGGACCCGAACGCCGCGACGAGGAGGAACCACTGCGACAGGTCGATCCCGGCGGCCACACCGCCGCCCATCGCCCGGAGCATGAACCCCGAGCTCACGAGCGCGATGTCGATGACCGGCTGGTGCTTCCACCCGAAGCAGTAGCCCAGCTGGAGCGCGATGTACACCGCGATGACGATCGCCAGCCCCGGCCCGGACGACGCGAGGAAACTCACGCCCACGGCCGCGACGATGAGGATCACCGCCATCGCGTACGCCAGGCCGACGGGGAGCACGCCCGCCGCGATGGGGCGGAAGCGCTTCGTCGGGTGCTGGCGGTCCGCGTCGACGTCGCGCGCGTCGTTGATGAGGTAGATCGACGACGCCCCCATGCAGAACACCACGAAGGCGATGACGACGTCGAGGAGGACCCGGCCCTGGAAGAGCATCTCCCCGCCCGCGGCGGCCGGGGCCGCGACGACGAGGACGTTCTTCACCCACTGCTTCGGACGGAGGGCCTTGACCATCCCGTCGACGAGGTTGCGGGGCGGCCCCGGGGAGGTCGAGCCCGTCCCGCGGCGCGTCGTCGCGTTCGTCTCCTCCTCCCACGTGGCCTCGTTCTCGAACCCGGAGGTGTGAGGCTCGGAACCGAGGACCGGATCCTCGTGACTCTCGCTCATCTCTTCCCTTTCGTCGTCCGTCACGTGTCTGTGGTCACGCTGCTGTGGTCGCACCGGCTCGCGCCGGGGCGGTCGCGCCGTCGGTCACCCCGGGGCGGTCGTGGTCGCGTCGCCGGTCACTGCGGGCCGGCCGTGGTCGCGCCGCCGGTCACGGCCGCGCGGCCGCGTCGGCACCGCTCAGCGGTCCCCGGCGATCCACGGGCCGAGGACCCGGGCCGTCACCCGGTCGGCCGCCAGACCGATCAGGGTACCGGCCGCCACGTCCGTCGGGTAGTGCACGCCGAGGACGAGCCGGGACAGGGCCATCGCCGGGATCCCGACGAGCGGCGCCCGCGACCCCGTCACCCGCGTCACGCCCGCGAGCGCCGCGCTCGTCGACGTCGCGTGGGAGCTCGGGAAACTGAGCCGGCTCGGGGTGCCGACGCCCA
The sequence above is drawn from the Corynebacterium bovis DSM 20582 = CIP 54.80 genome and encodes:
- a CDS encoding decaprenyl-phosphate phosphoribosyltransferase, which translates into the protein MSESHEDPVLGSEPHTSGFENEATWEEETNATTRRGTGSTSPGPPRNLVDGMVKALRPKQWVKNVLVVAAPAAAGGEMLFQGRVLLDVVIAFVVFCMGASSIYLINDARDVDADRQHPTKRFRPIAAGVLPVGLAYAMAVILIVAAVGVSFLASSGPGLAIVIAVYIALQLGYCFGWKHQPVIDIALVSSGFMLRAMGGGVAAGIDLSQWFLLVAAFGSLFMAAGKRYAELKLSIRSGAKIRRSLESYTPTYLRFVWTLSATAVVLSYALWGFQMGEEHPGDAAVWYQVSMVPFTVAILRYAADVDRGDGGAPDETALSDRVLQSLAVLWILCIAIAVYLIPVLT